A window of Macaca thibetana thibetana isolate TM-01 chromosome 7, ASM2454274v1, whole genome shotgun sequence genomic DNA:
GCAAGGTGGGCTTCACATGCGCTCCCGCCCCACGAACCCTCCTCTGCCCCAGGGTTTCCTGCCGGGCCCTCGTGGTTTGGGGCTGCCCGTGCACTTCGGGATCCTGAGCAGCACAGCACCCCCGCCTCTACCCACCAGGTGCCGGCAGCCCCTGTGGAAGGCAGAATGCCCCTCCCACAGATACTTGTGCACAAATCCCCAGAACCTTGGGGCAGGCTGGGTTAAGTGGGTTAAGTGGCAGGTTAGGAAGGGCGCTAACCAGTTCACCCGAAAGCAAGCAGGCGACCCTGGATCTTCCGGGTAGGCCCAGCGTCGCCACAAGGGTGTTTCAGGgtgcaggagggaggcagaggagaggtGGGCAGAGAAGGGCAGGGCAGAAAGGGGCACTGCCGCTCCAAAGGAGACCAGAACTACCagtcaaggaatgtgggcagcttCTTGAGGCTGGAAAAATCAGGTGAAACAGAGTCTCCCCTGGCgcctccagaaggaacagaaCTCTGCCAACCCCTCATTCTGAGCCCAAAGATACCCATTTTGAACTTCTATAAAACTTAGCTAATAAATTAGTGTTGTTTTAAAACACTCAAAGCCAGGTACCAGTGGAACActcctatagccccagctactcaggagactgaggcaagatgATTGCTTGGgtcgaggagttcaagaccagcctgggcaacataccatgACTGtttctctacaaaaacttaaaaaaaaaaaaaaaaaaaaaaagccgggtgtggttggatgcgcctgcagtcccagctacccaggaggccaaggtggggggatcacttgagtccaatagttcaagaccagcctgggcaacatagaagcctgcccccccgcccccaccaacaccaaaaaaaaagaaaaaccaaaacctaCTGAATTTGTGGCAATTTTTATGGCAGCTACAGAAAACTAGTACACAaatcccagttgtgacaacccaGGCAGTCTCCAGGCACTGCCTCTGTCCTGGCACCACCTCTGTTGGAGAGGCCTGTGCGTCTCAGTGCCAATACCCTGCTGCCGGCTGGCCCTGTGGCCACCTTACCCACCAGGAGGTCGGCTCTGGGCCTCAGCCTGAAGGAGGCCAGGGTTTTGCCTCTGCTGCCACCATGGGGGAGGCGCTCTGTAGGGAGACCTCATGGAGCAGAGAGGGCAACCATCCCAGCATCGCCAGCGTCCTGGACCACCACCCTCTGACTGCTGCCTCAGGAGACACCCAAACGAGGGCAGGAGAGCTGGCGGGATGAGCCCAGCCCATCCCCAAGTCACAGTCATAACAAGGGGTCCTTCAAAGCCACCCAGGAACAGAGGACTGCCCAGCTCGCCATCCCCATGGCAACTGCTTACCTGTCAGCTCCGCTCTGCCCTGTTTACACCTCGGGATGCAGGGCTCACCTGCATCTTCCTGCCTGGCATGGAGCTGGGCCCATAGGACCCCATTCCCCACATCATCATCAGGGACCTCAGAGGGGGTGGGTCATTATGGCCCCAATGCCCTGCCCAAAACTCACCACACCCTTAAGGACACCTGCTCTAGCTCCTGGAGGATCTGCCCTCCATCCACCTACCCTAGGGCTCCTGAGAAATGCAGAGGATCCCTAGGGTGCACCAAATGACATTCAGAGGACTTGGGAGAGAAGGGGGGCACCTGGCTGGGTAATCTTGGAAGACTTCCCGAAGGAGGAGGGAACTTCACTGAGTCTTACAGTAAGAAGGGGACACAGGCAGATGCAGAGGATTCAAGTCAGGCCAGGGATCCAGTGTCAGGGCAGCAGGTGGCTTCTCAGcggtgggaaggggaggggtggAGGCCAGGTGGGCAGCACAGCCAGCTTGTGTGTGTCTGGTGGTCCAGGCCACCGCACAGGTCCAGCTCCTGCCCTCACCTGGGGCCCAGGAGTGATCACCTCCGCTTGCCCCAAAGCCTCCTCCACTTAGCCACCTCCACAGAAGCCCAGTCAGGCCCCTAACGGTCAGTCCCGGAGTCCAGGgccctttccccacccccacccaccccaggctGGGAACCCATGCTCACAgccctcctgccccacctcccaatCCAGTCCTCCTGCAACTTAGTATCCCCAAAATGCAGCTGGGACACCACCATTCCGAGGGCCCTGCAGCCTGGAAACAAGGCAGTCACCCAGTGGACCATGGCCCACAGGCCCCTGCTCCAGCCAACTCTGCAGCTGACAGGTAAGCAGTTGCTCAGACCCCCTGTGTAGGCTACCCCCTTGGCCCTCGGCCACCACCAGCATCGCTGTCCAGAGGCCAGGAGGCAGCTCTGCCTCCAGACAGCCTCCCTCTAAGGTGGGCACCGTATTGGGTCCCTGGGCTTGCTGCTCCCCACCACAGCACCCCTGGGATCCCGTGCGCCCTTCTGGGTCTTCAGAGGCAGGACCCAATGTGAGACCCCGCCCCCTGGAGAACTCTCCCTGGCCCATCTCACAGCCTGGTGCAGGCAGGTACCCAGTTCCCCAGACCAGGCCAGCAAAGGAGCTGAGTCTCCAGGCAGCGCCTGCCACTGGGGCCTCCCAGGACACCAGTGCACCTCAGACAGGCCCAGGTACCCCGAGGCCTCCTTCCAGCGGTCCCGAGGGCAAGCTCCTGCTACCCAGGCCTTGCCAGAGCCCCCTCAAACTGACCTGGGGCAGTACTTCCCTCCCCTAGATGGCCTCTGATAGCCCCTAGCCCGGTCTCCAAGGCCTCAGGAGCTGCAGGCTGTCCAGAGCCAGGTTCTGCCTGACCATCATGGGTGGTCGGGATAACCCCGGTGGGGCACAAAGAAGGCGCAGAGGCTGCCCCCACCCTGGGCCCCCAAGGAAAGGCACTGGAAGACACACAATGGGCTGAGTCGGGCTCTTAGGAAGGGGGTGACTTCGAGGCCCGGGCCTCGAAAGTCGCATTATGCCAGAAAGGCGCACTCCGCGCCAGGAAGGCCTGGAAGGCGTTGGTGGACTCGGTGGACCTCAGCGGGTGGGGAAACAGCACGTCCTTGTCCACGTCCTCTGACACCAGCTGGGCTACCATCTGCACGATGTCCTGCGGGCGAGGGTGGGTCAGGGAGCCTTGAGGGGCGGGAAGGGGATAAGGGTGGGGCCCGGGAGCGGCAGGGTAAAGGGCCCAGTTGGACTGAGTCCAGGGAGGCAAGgtggaggggcggggcggggcggggctgggaCCCGGCTGGGAGGACCCGCCCCCGCGCACCCTGCAGTGTAGCGGGGCCCCGGCGGCGCCCGGCCTCTCCCGGCCGCCCAGCATGGCCAGCCGCCGGCGCTCGTCGATGCTGACGCTCCAGTGGCGGCCCGGGCGCCTGCGCTCCGGCGGCTCGCACACCTGCGGGGAAAGGGCAGCAGGTCGGCGAGGGCCTCGGCGCCAGCTCCCCTTCACCTCTCCTACCCAGCACGCGCTGACCCTCAGAGCTGGCTCCCTCAGCGGCCAGGGGGCACTTTCTAAAGCGCCGTCTGCTCAACCTCCCGCTGCTCCAGCGCCAGCTCCCGGCGCGGGGCCTCAGGCCGTGTGGCCCTCTGTGGCTTTGCACAGTAATCTGTGCCAGGACATCCCCCAACCCAGCACGTGCCCGGCTTCATGTACAGCGGGGCTGCCTCTGGACTGCTTAGTCCTCACGGCCGGCCCCCCGCTTGACCGGCAGGAGGACCCCTGGAGCTCGAACACTGTTGTGTGCCTCACGAAAGGCAGGACTAAGGCCAGCTCCAGACCGCCCTTCTCCCCAGACCCCTCTGAAATGATCACAAAGAGAGTAAGGGAGAAAGTAAAGATGAATCCATAGACAAAAGACCAGCGCCAGTGGAGGAGGGCCCCTGGCAGGGTACAGGAGACTGGAAGGCAGGGACCAGCTGGAGGAGCTGTGGGAGGGCCACAGGGAAAGGTCGGAAACAGGTGGGGTCCCCTGGACAACCCCCATCCCCCAAGAGGGAGCTTCCCATGTAGGCTGCAGGAGACGGTTCCTCCAGACTGTGCTCAGCTTGAAGTCCACCATCCTCCAACTCCCTCACCAGAGgtaaggggagaggggagagagggcagTGCCATGCTAAGAGTGGGATTCATGCAAAATCGAGGTGAATTCTCattcctcaaaacactaaaaacagaactgccacGGGATTCAGCAATTCtgctttggggtatatacccaaaagagcTGAAAGCAGGAAGGCGAACAGATGTGTGCACTCCGACGGGGAATGTTCACAGCAGTGGTCATTATTCACAACAGCGAAAATGTGGAAGGAATCCAGGTTTCcacagtggatgaatggataaacaaaatgtggcagatccagaaaatggaatattattaagccttaaaaagtaaaaaggggctgagcgtggtggctcatgcctgtaatctcagcactttgggaggccaagacgggtggatcacaaggtcaggagatcgagaccatcctggctaatacggtgaaaccctgtctctattaaaaatacaaaaaattagccgggtgtggtggtgggtgcctgtagtcccagctactcgggaggctgaggcaggagaatggcgtgaacccaggaggcggagcttgcagtgagccaagatcgcgacatcgcactccagcctgggcgacagaacgagacgtctcaaaaaaaaaaaaaaaaaaaaaaagtaaaaaggccggccgggtgcagtggctcacgcctgtaatcccagcactttagtttaggaggccgaggcaggcagatcacctgaggtcaggagttcaagaccagcctgaccaacatggagaaaccccgtctctactaaaaatacaaaattagccaggcgtggtggcacatgcctgtaatctcagctactcaagaggctaaggcaggagaatcacttgaacccgggaggtggaggttgcactgagccgagatcatgccattgcacttcagtctgggcaacaagagcgaaactccgtctcaaacaaacaaagacaggtaaggaggctgggcgtgatggttcacatctgtaatcccagcagtttgggagcccaaggcaggaggattgcttgaggtcaggaattctaaACCAGCctgtgagacctcatctctacaaaagaaaaattaaaaaattagccaagttcagtggcacatgcctgtagtcctagctactgggaggctgaggcagagatcgcctgagccaggaggttgaggctgcagtgagctgtggttttgccactgcactccagcctgggtgacagagtaagactctgaaaaaaaaaaaaaaaaaaaaaaaaaagaaagagaaagaaagaaaaggaaagaaggaaggagaaagagagagagaatgaaagaatgaacgaaagaaagaaagtaagggagaaagaaaatgtaaggaaattctggctgggcacagtagctgtaatccaagcactttgagaggctgaggagggacaATCACTCAATCCCCTTGAacaccccaggagttcaaggccacagtgagctaggattgcactactgcactccagcctgggcgacagtgcaagactctgtctcaaaaaaaaaaaaaaagtcttaatagTCCAGGGCACCACCACACAGCTGCGCTGCAAGCCAGAAGGTAATGGACAATGCCtcaaaatcctgaaagaaaattatttcccacCTAGTATCTCACCCAACCAAGGTGTCATTCAAGCATACAGgcagaataaagatattttcacatCTTTAGAGTCTTCGAAACTTTCACATCCTCTGAACCCTTTTAGAGGAAGCTGCTGGATGTACTCCACCAAAACAAAGGACTAACCAGGGAGAGTAAGCCAGGGCCCAGGAAACAAGGGGCCCTGTAGACAGGAGGCAGATGGATTGTGGGGGAGTGTAGAAGGGAGAGGGCGTAGGGAAGCCTGCTCAGTGGCCCTGCCAGCTGGGCTGGTTGCTGGCAGTCCAGGGCTCCAGGAAGGCCACTGCCAAGGAGAAAACGCAGCTCCAGACGACCCAATGTGCAGGGGTCTGTGAGAGCAGAGTCCTAGATTTGTTGGAAGGTTTAGGAAAGAATAATCAGTTCATAGAAaatgggggagaggaggaggaggaggggggcgGGTACACAACGATTTCCTCCAGGGAACACCAAAAGCAGCACAAAGGAAACACGGCCACCCCATGGTCACGATGCCACATGGTCACTGTAAAGCTAACAGTGGAACTGGGTTTCTGCTGAGTAGACAGAATGCTGGTGAGAGGATGGGGAAAGGGCGCTACACCCTTCGTCTCTGCAGTGGGGCATGGACAGAATGCAAGACAGAGGAATGAAAAGAAGGCAGtgtggccgggctcggtggctcacgcctgtaatcccagcattttgggaggccaggctggcggatcacttgaggtcaggagttcgagaccagcctggcctacatggtgaaaccccgtgtctactaaaaatacaaaaattagcccagcatggtggcgtgcacccgtaatcccagctacttgggaagctgaggcaggagaatcgcttgaatccaggaggtggaggttgcagtgagccaagatcacgccattgcactccagcctaggcaacggagcgagattgtctcaaaaacaaaaaacaaacaaacaaaaaaacacaaaaatcagctgggtgtggtggtgggtacctgtagtcccagctacttgggaggctgagacaggagaatcacttgaaccccggaggcggaggttgcagtgagccaagatcgcaccactgcactccagcctggcgatagagtgagactctgtcgaaaggaaaggaaaagaaaaaggaaaaaggaaaaaggaaaaaggaaaaaggaaaggaaaggagaagagaggagaggaggcagcGTGCCAGCAAAGGTGCACTTCTCACCTCAGCATGCAAGGACGTCTGCAAGGCTGAGTGTGGCTTTGGGGACTGCTGttctaaatatgtatgttttaacaaaagtaacttaaaattaacaaaaattaagatttaaGTAATGAGTAATACAACAGACACAGGAGAACATGTACAGAACTCTTTAACCCACAGAGAATCCATGTTCTTCCCAAACACACTCAACATGCACATGAGTTGACCACAAACAAAACAGACCAATGCAGACAGAGTCCCAAAACAGATAGATCCTCA
This region includes:
- the TEX22 gene encoding testis-expressed protein 22, whose translation is MDSRKLSPQGKKLESHLSQEHRRPPLGPTASWGQPSTQSSAQQGLQTQDWVCEPPERRRPGRHWSVSIDERRRLAMLGGRERPGAAGAPLHCRDIVQMVAQLVSEDVDKDVLFPHPLRSTESTNAFQAFLARSAPFWHNATFEARASKSPPS